A window of the Henckelia pumila isolate YLH828 chromosome 3, ASM3356847v2, whole genome shotgun sequence genome harbors these coding sequences:
- the LOC140888982 gene encoding uncharacterized protein, whose amino-acid sequence MVSCKDDSLQSISVQLNGKNYMHWSYVMKNFLREKYLWSSVTGVRIKPTDETTTNYANLVDSWEAVNSKIITWINNSVTHSIGVRLAKYEKAKKIWDNLARLYTQSNFAKQYQLEIDICALQQNDMNVQEFYSAMSNLWDQLALTESAELRIFEPYLARREEHHLV is encoded by the coding sequence ATGGTTAGTTGTAAGGATGATTCACTTCAGTCGATTAGTGTTCAATTGAATGGTAAAAACTATATGCATTGGAGCTACGTTATGAAGAATTTCTTGCGTGAAAAATATCTGTGGAGCTCTGTTACAGGTGTACGGATTAAACCTACAGACGAGACGACAACCAACTATGCGAACTTGGTCGACAGTTGGGAGGCTGTTAATTCGAAGATTATTACGTGGATTAACAATTCTGTTACCCACTCCATCGGTGTTCGGTTGGCTAAGTACGAGAAGGCTAAAAAGATCTGGGATAATCTGGCTAGATTGTACACACAGTCTAATTTCGCCAAGCAGTATCAATTGGAGATAGATATTTGCGCACTTCAGCAGAATGATATGAATGTTCAGGAGTTTTATTCTGCCATGTCTAATCTCTGGGATCAGTTGGCTCTCACTGAGTCTGCAGAGCTACGAATATTTGAACCATATTTGGCTCGTAGAGAAGAACACCATCTGGTATAG
- the LOC140892814 gene encoding mitochondrial import receptor subunit TOM7-1: protein MVPLVMVEASLETTYSTKSLQFLWRESKNIIPFEVNPGHTFEAFPCNLSNLERKTRRRHMASKVSLRAAKGKSVRKSAAADEDGSTVAVAARFVKEWSTWTMKKAKVITHYGFIPLVIIIGMNSEPKPSLSQLLSPV from the exons atggtTCCTTTAGTCATGGTGGAAGCTTCTTTGGAGACTACATATTCCACCAAAAGTTTGCAATTTTTATGGAGAGAGTCTAAGAATATTATTCCATTTGAGGTAAATCCGG GGCATACCTTTGAGGCGTTTCCTTGTAATTTATCAAACCTAGAAAGAAAAACCAGACGAAGGCACATGGCGTCGAAGGTGTCACTGAGGGCGGCGAAAGGGAAATCCGTCAGGAAGTCCGCGGCGGCGGACGAGGATGGATCCACCGTCGCTGTCGCGGCGAGGTTCGTGAAGGAGTGGAGCACCTGGACGATGAAGAAGGCCAAAGTTATTACCCACTATGGATTCATCCCTCTGGTCATCATCATCGGCATGAACTCCGAACCCAAGCCTTCGCTCTCTCAGCTCCTAAGCCCTGTCTGA
- the LOC140888981 gene encoding spermidine hydroxycinnamoyl transferase-like: MKFVVKNSCLVQPAEATWNGVMALTEFDQIGAITHPPTLYFYRPSETWLAQEEIMFTTLRDSLSRILVHFYPLAGRLRWLDGGRLELECNGEGVALIQVESDATLDDLGDLSLSPHFHHLSPKINYKAPIEEIPLLFVQLTKFKCGGIALSHALSHAVVDGQSAFHFASEWARLARGESLGKAPFLDRKLLRAGDPPSAQPCFDNEWNEPPVLITQPGSENDEIRNKGNAVAMLKLTKKQVEMLKNEANRTKSSYIDDGDHRMFSRYESVTAHIWRCACKARGHVYEQPTGVGISVDIRKRVEPPLPQTYFGNATTSVIATDCAGDVVTKPSGYAASRIRQAINKVSSAYVHSTLDNLKNLKDFTGLQDIHAMELEASERMFVGNPNLWVSSWTTLALNGLDFGWGNEMYMSPGPHDGDGESLTLPGQDGDGSMVVALHLQAAHIEDFKKFFYQTI; encoded by the coding sequence ATGAAATTTGTGGTGAAAAACTCTTGCCTAGTGCAGCCAGCGGAGGCAACATGGAATGGCGTAATGGCCTTAACCGAATTCGATCAAATCGGTGCTATTACTCATCCACCAACACTATACTTCTACCGGCCTTCGGAGACGTGGCTCGCGCAAGAAGAGATCATGTTTACAACCTTAAGAGACTCTTTGAGCAGAATCTTGGTGCATTTTTACCCTCTGGCAGGTCGTTTGCGATGGCTAGATGGGGGTCGACTCGAGCTCGAGTGCAATGGGGAGGGTGTTGCGCTCATACAAGTGGAGAGTGATGCTACATTAGATGACCTCGGGGATCTCTCTCTATCTCCCCATTTTCATCACCTCAGTCCTAAAATAAACTACAAAGCCCCCATTGAAGAAATCCCATTGCTCTTTGTGCAGCTAACCAAGTTCAAATGTGGTGGGATTGCTCTAAGCCACGCTCTATCCCATGCTGTGGTTGATGGGCAAAGTGCCTTTCATTTTGCCTCCGAATGGGCTCGCCTAGCTCGCGGAGAATCATTAGGCAAGGCACCTTTTCTTGATAGGAAATTGCTGCGGGCAGGGGATCCCCCATCTGCACAACCTTGCTTCGACAACGAGTGGAATGAGCCTCCGGTTCTGATAACCCAACCCGGTTCCGAAAATGATGAGATCAGGAACAAGGGAAATGCAGTCGCCATGTTGAAGCTGACGAAGAAGCAGGTTGAAATGCTCAAGAATGAAGCAAACAGAACCAAGTCGTCGTATATTGATGATGGCGATCATCGCATGTTTAGTCGATATGAGTCCGTGACAGCACACATATGGAGGTGTGCATGTAAGGCTCGTGGTCATGTATACGAGCAGCCAACAGGAGTGGGGATTTCTGTAGATATACGCAAAAGAGTTGAGCCACCCCTACCACAAACTTACTTCGGCAATGCTACAACCTCCGTGATCGCAACTGATTGTGCAGGGGATGTTGTAACAAAGCCTTCCGGATACGCTGCCAGCAGAATAAGACAAGCAATAAACAAGGTCTCCAGCGCCTATGTCCATTCCACTCTTGATAACTTGAAAAATCTTAAAGATTTTACGGGTTTACAAGATATACATGCCATGGAGCTTGAGGCGAGTGAAAGGATGTTTGTTGGGAACCCGAATTTATGGGTCTCGAGCTGGACCACACTTGCGCTCAATGGCCTTGATTTTGGTTGGGGGAATGAAATGTACATGAGCCCCGGACCTCATGACGGTGACGGCGAATCTTTGACCTTACCGGGGCAGGATGGGGATGGCTCTATGGTAGTTGCACTCCACCTGCAAGCTGCTCATATTGAAGATTTCAAAAAATTCTTCTACCAAActatttga